Proteins from one Acidobacteriota bacterium genomic window:
- a CDS encoding RRXRR domain-containing protein: MFVYVLNCHGKPLMPTNPAKARLLLKAGKAKVVRKTPFTIKLRFGSSGYKQEVVAGMDTGSARVGTAAVANGNVVYQAEVTLRTDVSRKMEHRKMYRRSRRSRKTRYRAARFENRGASRRKGRLPPSIRGKVESHLRERRQVERLVPVTRWKVETASFDIHKLVNPEVAGVEYQNGLLKDWYHVKAYVPHRDGHQCQSGQKITHSVKLNVHHVQFKRRQGGNQPGNLLTLCLTCHQDLHQGKFEIKPKRNVTKHATEVGVIAAQLKQSDWEFEPTFGYETKYKREQFLKLPKSHTTDAMAICCEDGEAVEAGNGNSFVKRHVSQGDYQQTTGKHSQQRIPTGKLFGLRKFDLIQTVKGIGFVTGKRSSGYFAVGAIDGTRLTNSVNIKTNCVRLTARNTTLIQSRNGVSSRPSKDRVSTPKIR, from the coding sequence ATGTTCGTTTATGTTTTGAATTGTCATGGCAAACCGCTGATGCCGACCAATCCGGCCAAGGCGAGGTTGTTGCTCAAAGCGGGGAAAGCGAAAGTGGTTCGGAAAACACCGTTTACCATCAAACTGCGGTTCGGTTCATCGGGATACAAGCAAGAGGTTGTAGCCGGGATGGATACGGGAAGTGCCAGGGTTGGAACGGCGGCGGTGGCGAACGGGAACGTGGTGTATCAGGCGGAAGTCACACTCCGGACCGATGTTTCACGTAAGATGGAACACCGAAAGATGTACCGCCGCAGCCGCCGCAGTCGAAAGACCCGCTACCGGGCAGCCAGATTTGAAAATCGTGGGGCATCGCGCCGCAAAGGCCGGTTGCCGCCTTCGATCCGCGGCAAAGTCGAATCGCACCTTCGGGAACGCCGACAAGTGGAACGGTTGGTGCCGGTGACCAGGTGGAAAGTGGAAACGGCAAGTTTCGACATTCACAAACTGGTCAATCCGGAGGTAGCGGGAGTCGAATATCAAAATGGACTGCTCAAGGACTGGTATCACGTCAAAGCGTATGTGCCGCACCGTGACGGCCACCAGTGTCAAAGCGGACAAAAGATCACCCACAGCGTCAAACTCAATGTTCATCACGTGCAGTTCAAGCGTCGTCAGGGCGGCAACCAGCCTGGAAATCTCCTCACGCTGTGCCTGACCTGTCATCAGGATTTGCACCAGGGAAAATTTGAGATCAAACCGAAACGAAATGTGACCAAACACGCAACCGAAGTGGGTGTGATCGCCGCCCAACTCAAGCAATCTGATTGGGAATTTGAACCGACCTTCGGCTACGAAACCAAATACAAGCGCGAGCAGTTCTTGAAGTTGCCCAAGTCTCACACCACTGATGCGATGGCGATTTGTTGCGAGGATGGCGAAGCGGTCGAAGCCGGGAACGGAAATAGTTTCGTCAAACGTCACGTCAGCCAGGGCGATTATCAGCAAACCACCGGCAAACACAGCCAGCAACGAATTCCAACCGGCAAGCTGTTTGGGTTGCGCAAGTTTGATTTGATTCAAACTGTGAAGGGAATCGGGTTTGTCACCGGCAAGCGCAGCAGTGGGTATTTCGCCGTGGGTGCGATTGACGGGACTCGGCTGACCAACAGCGTCAACATCAAAACCAACTGTGTCCGGTTGACCGCACGAAACACAACTTTAATTCAAAGCAGGAACGGCGTTTCCTCCCGGCCCAGCAAGGACCGGGTCTCCACGCCGAAAATAAGATGA
- a CDS encoding DUF4384 domain-containing protein — protein MLKYFVVRIVVIASLMVFPSAIWAVQKNQDQVRGSFLSTRPGGTAAKPKPKKAVPKKKTSDVTSSGSTEPTASSHNLAISTPGTAVGLGYTLFMKGPKDQPVRVDTNREFVTGDAIRILLEPNIDGFLYIFHTEQDKNPQLLFPDPRLQAGSNAVRAHVPYEVPSSTDANQRNQWFVFDGAPTTERLLIIIARQPITGIPIGQELVQKYAGNENGFQWSPSKELWAKIRNEKTGAQIVSTNSNAGTVQTKLEQTSLTRSLGLPKGAPAPSVILMNQSANKENLVTEVDLTHK, from the coding sequence ATGTTGAAGTATTTCGTGGTTCGCATTGTGGTTATTGCTTCATTGATGGTATTTCCGTCAGCTATCTGGGCGGTTCAAAAGAATCAAGATCAAGTGCGGGGAAGTTTTCTAAGTACTCGCCCTGGCGGAACTGCCGCGAAACCCAAACCCAAAAAAGCAGTTCCAAAAAAGAAAACATCAGATGTCACCAGCTCTGGGTCAACGGAGCCCACCGCCAGTTCCCATAACCTGGCTATTTCGACACCTGGCACAGCCGTTGGGTTAGGGTATACACTTTTTATGAAGGGCCCAAAGGATCAGCCAGTTCGGGTTGATACCAACCGAGAATTTGTGACTGGTGATGCGATTCGAATATTGCTTGAGCCCAATATAGATGGATTTTTATATATTTTTCACACCGAACAGGACAAAAACCCCCAACTCTTATTTCCAGATCCCCGCTTGCAAGCTGGATCCAATGCTGTTCGAGCACACGTGCCCTATGAGGTTCCATCCAGTACCGACGCAAATCAGAGGAATCAATGGTTTGTCTTTGATGGTGCTCCAACCACAGAACGGCTTTTAATCATTATTGCCCGGCAGCCAATCACTGGAATTCCCATTGGCCAGGAGTTGGTCCAGAAATACGCTGGGAATGAAAATGGCTTTCAATGGTCTCCGAGTAAAGAACTGTGGGCCAAAATTCGGAATGAAAAAACTGGAGCACAAATTGTCTCCACCAACAGCAATGCCGGTACAGTGCAAACGAAGCTTGAACAAACCTCGTTGACCCGTTCGCTCGGGTTGCCAAAGGGCGCGCCAGCGCCTTCGGTTATTTTGATGAATCAGTCAGCCAACAAAGAAAATCTGGTAACCGAAGTTGATCTAACTCATAAGTGA